One stretch of Roseovarius mucosus DNA includes these proteins:
- a CDS encoding Tad domain-containing protein, with product MLWNGKTSGRGARSNLRETTRAAEYAERFAKDEEGTVTVLAFAIFVMFLVMGGIGIDMMRQEMARASLQATLDRAVLAGATAVNNATARAVIEDYFAKSGQSDYLAAQEAGDIDIRLNSSKVTARATQTLDTYLMRLAGVDTLTSAGNSTAEVTIPKLEIAMALDVSGSMIGARIDALKPAAIEFVDSILDSTEPNDAVISVVPFSWGVTPSKEIYEALTVNETHKYSSCLELNDSHFTDTTIDPNTAYNQLIYTSREGVTFGDLTTTPLGDFLDTYNQTCYTQDYFNILPYATTKTALHDKINGLQAGGSTSNDEGVKWAAALLDPAFQPVVTSLQQPIQVPQDDGTILTYSLVEPALSDMPAVFNESETLKVIVLMGDGANDNSYSFSSTYRGANSDLFKLTYEQMQFLYLQRNYDNRRWYGSEYQQYCSYSGYTCIYEPTGEEQVAYFLRRPSDSRMYNVTDGGSVTWSTFNNYNSNTLPGFISSERLSWETAWGLMSPRFYGNTTGNWGPWNNFLNNPINRSKKDERLDDICREAKSEGIVIYTIAFEMGNQPTGADKIKKCASSVNHHYNATTVNIASAFSAIAANVKQLRLTQ from the coding sequence ATGCTTTGGAATGGCAAGACGTCGGGTCGGGGGGCACGGTCGAACTTGCGCGAGACGACGCGCGCAGCAGAATATGCGGAACGGTTCGCCAAGGATGAAGAGGGCACCGTAACGGTACTCGCATTTGCGATTTTCGTTATGTTCCTCGTCATGGGCGGTATCGGCATTGATATGATGCGTCAGGAAATGGCGCGTGCCAGCCTTCAGGCTACGCTGGATCGGGCCGTTCTGGCTGGGGCCACAGCGGTCAACAACGCCACGGCCAGGGCCGTGATCGAGGATTACTTCGCCAAATCAGGTCAGTCCGACTATCTCGCGGCGCAGGAAGCCGGCGATATCGACATTCGTCTCAACTCGTCCAAGGTCACGGCACGGGCGACCCAGACGCTTGACACCTACCTGATGCGCCTTGCCGGGGTGGACACGCTGACCTCAGCGGGCAACTCTACCGCAGAGGTGACGATCCCCAAGCTGGAAATCGCCATGGCGCTCGACGTCTCGGGCTCCATGATTGGCGCTCGTATCGACGCATTGAAACCCGCCGCCATCGAATTTGTCGACTCCATTCTCGACAGCACAGAACCGAATGATGCGGTGATCTCAGTGGTCCCGTTCAGCTGGGGCGTGACCCCGTCCAAGGAAATCTACGAGGCGCTGACCGTCAACGAAACTCACAAGTATTCATCGTGCCTAGAGTTGAATGACTCGCATTTCACCGACACCACGATTGATCCGAACACAGCCTATAATCAGCTGATCTATACCTCCCGCGAGGGCGTAACCTTTGGCGATCTCACGACAACACCACTGGGCGACTTCCTCGATACCTATAACCAGACGTGCTATACGCAGGATTATTTCAACATCCTGCCCTACGCCACCACCAAAACAGCGCTGCACGACAAGATCAATGGGCTACAGGCGGGCGGCAGTACCTCGAACGACGAAGGCGTGAAATGGGCCGCAGCTTTGCTGGACCCGGCCTTCCAGCCCGTTGTCACAAGCCTCCAGCAACCGATCCAGGTGCCTCAGGATGACGGCACCATCCTGACCTATTCCTTGGTTGAACCCGCGCTCAGCGACATGCCCGCCGTCTTCAACGAAAGCGAAACGCTCAAGGTGATCGTGCTCATGGGCGACGGGGCGAATGACAATTCGTATAGCTTCAGCAGCACCTATCGCGGGGCGAACTCGGATCTGTTCAAGCTGACATACGAGCAAATGCAGTTCCTTTACCTCCAGCGGAACTATGACAATCGCCGTTGGTATGGGTCAGAGTATCAGCAATACTGCAGCTACAGCGGCTATACATGCATCTATGAGCCGACAGGCGAGGAACAGGTGGCTTATTTCCTGCGCCGCCCCTCGGACAGCCGCATGTACAACGTCACCGATGGCGGTTCCGTAACGTGGTCCACCTTTAACAACTACAACTCCAACACCCTGCCCGGCTTCATTTCCAGCGAGCGTCTGAGCTGGGAAACCGCTTGGGGCCTCATGTCGCCGCGCTTTTATGGCAACACGACTGGCAACTGGGGACCGTGGAACAACTTCCTAAACAATCCGATTAACCGCTCGAAGAAAGATGAACGTCTCGACGACATCTGCCGCGAGGCCAAATCCGAAGGTATCGTGATCTATACCATCGCCTTTGAGATGGGCAATCAGCCAACGGGGGCCGACAAGATCAAGAAATGCGCCTCGTCGGTCAATCATCACTACAATGCGACAACCGTCAATATTGCCAGTGCCTTCAGCGCCATCGCGGCGAATGTGAAACAGTTGAGGTTGACCCAATGA
- a CDS encoding TadE/TadG family type IV pilus assembly protein, which yields MTRVFKNFLRRFRQDDTGTASLEFVLVAPFFIGIMIFSIEMGFVTMRATLLERGLDMAVREVRLGTGTAPQHDDIKQIICTNAIMINDCENNLRLEMRPADIRNFNGLDAEADCTDQAEPAKPVREFVPGQQNALMLLRACLKFRPLFPAGMLGSRLVPDGDSQASLVATTAFVQEPI from the coding sequence ATGACCCGCGTGTTCAAAAACTTCCTGCGCCGTTTCCGGCAGGACGATACCGGCACCGCTTCGCTCGAATTCGTTCTGGTGGCCCCGTTCTTCATCGGCATCATGATCTTTTCGATCGAAATGGGGTTTGTGACCATGCGCGCCACCTTGCTCGAGCGCGGGCTGGATATGGCGGTGCGCGAGGTGCGCCTAGGCACCGGAACGGCACCGCAGCATGATGACATCAAACAGATCATCTGCACCAACGCGATCATGATCAACGATTGCGAAAACAACCTGCGCCTGGAAATGCGCCCCGCAGATATCCGCAACTTCAATGGGCTGGATGCAGAGGCCGATTGCACGGATCAGGCAGAGCCCGCCAAGCCGGTGCGCGAATTCGTGCCCGGCCAACAAAACGCGCTCATGCTCTTGCGCGCCTGCCTCAAGTTCCGGCCGCTGTTTCCTGCGGGGATGCTCGGAAGCCGCCTTGTCCCAGACGGTGACAGCCAAGCGTCCCTCGTCGCCACGACTGCCTTTGTTCAGGAGCCAATCTGA
- a CDS encoding TadE/TadG family type IV pilus assembly protein, with protein sequence MTLRPALKLLRRFWKQETGTAAMETVVMFPFLFMGLTFSYEYFDMFRYQSVREKATYTVADMLSRETSEVNEAYIDNVKVLFDIMTNDDGNNQVRVTVVRYHVDATNNIDEFELRWSEVRGSGDLNPLSADDVRNAHATLPQMLNGQEIILVETSSDYDPVFSTGFTDGTNIKTRMFVPLRFASQLCFEGVCTAA encoded by the coding sequence ATGACCCTGCGCCCTGCTCTCAAACTGCTGCGCCGGTTTTGGAAACAAGAAACCGGAACCGCCGCCATGGAAACGGTCGTGATGTTCCCCTTCCTGTTCATGGGGCTCACCTTCAGCTACGAATATTTCGACATGTTCCGCTATCAGAGCGTCCGAGAAAAGGCGACCTACACAGTTGCCGACATGCTCTCGCGCGAAACCTCTGAGGTGAACGAGGCCTATATCGACAACGTCAAAGTCCTGTTCGACATCATGACCAATGATGACGGGAACAATCAGGTGCGTGTCACCGTGGTTCGCTACCACGTCGACGCCACCAACAACATTGACGAGTTCGAACTGCGCTGGTCCGAAGTGCGCGGCTCGGGCGATCTCAACCCTCTGAGCGCGGATGATGTGCGCAACGCCCATGCGACGCTGCCGCAAATGCTGAATGGCCAGGAAATCATCTTGGTCGAGACATCCTCGGATTATGACCCGGTCTTCTCCACCGGGTTCACCGATGGCACCAATATCAAAACACGGATGTTCGTGCCGCTGCGCTTTGCGTCGCAACTGTGCTTCGAGGGTGTCTGTACTGCCGCCTAA
- a CDS encoding pirin family protein, with protein MSIRPVLEQRQAIPTREGAGVDLHRAFGFQDPTELDPFLLFDDFRNDDPARYTAGFPWHPHRGIETITYVLAGEVAHGDSLGNQGSLGAGDVQWMTAGSGILHQEMPRGNAQGQMHGFQLWANLPAAQKMTAPRYQDVQSAHIPEIIDDDGTRVRVIVGEFWGRRGPVDGIAADPQYLDISVPAGVKKTFPVDTYRRSFAYVFEGAGAFADASKPTGVLLEKEVAGQEIHIRDFSGDRTLIRFGSGDSVTVQAGEKGVRFLLISGAPIQEPVAWHGPIVMNTKDELRQAMRELREGSFIK; from the coding sequence ATGTCCATCAGACCCGTTTTGGAACAACGTCAGGCCATTCCCACACGCGAGGGGGCCGGCGTAGACCTTCACCGCGCGTTCGGCTTTCAGGACCCAACCGAACTTGACCCGTTCCTTTTGTTCGACGACTTCCGCAATGACGATCCCGCACGCTATACGGCGGGCTTTCCCTGGCATCCGCATCGCGGCATCGAAACGATCACCTACGTCCTTGCAGGCGAGGTCGCGCATGGCGACAGCTTGGGCAATCAGGGCAGCTTGGGCGCAGGCGATGTGCAATGGATGACTGCCGGATCGGGCATCCTGCATCAGGAAATGCCGCGCGGCAACGCGCAGGGTCAGATGCACGGCTTTCAACTCTGGGCCAACCTGCCCGCCGCACAAAAGATGACCGCCCCCCGCTACCAAGACGTGCAATCGGCGCACATACCCGAGATCATCGACGATGACGGCACGCGTGTGCGCGTGATCGTGGGGGAGTTCTGGGGGCGGCGCGGCCCTGTGGACGGCATTGCCGCCGATCCGCAATACCTCGATATCTCGGTCCCTGCAGGAGTGAAAAAGACCTTTCCGGTCGACACGTACCGGCGCAGCTTTGCCTATGTGTTCGAGGGGGCCGGTGCCTTTGCCGATGCCTCAAAACCCACCGGAGTCTTGCTGGAAAAGGAAGTTGCCGGTCAAGAGATCCACATCCGCGACTTCTCTGGCGACCGTACGTTGATCCGTTTTGGCAGCGGCGATAGCGTGACGGTGCAGGCAGGCGAAAAAGGCGTGCGGTTCCTGCTCATTTCCGGTGCACCGATCCAAGAACCGGTCGCGTGGCACGGCCCGATCGTGATGAACACCAAGGACGAGTTGCGTCAAGCGATGCGAGAATTGCGAGAGGGCAGTTTCATCAAGTGA
- a CDS encoding TetR family transcriptional regulator: protein MARTQGSHSDITGPRVREAALRLFARHGYAAVSMRQIAAAVGVQAGALYNYTPDKQTLLFDLMRGHMEELLAAWDRAEPQGDAMAALEAFTRFHIRFNTSRADAVFVSYMELRNLEPANFAVIEGLRRDYETRLEAVLRHGAEAGTMVVAEPRIASMALIAMLTGVNTWYRAQGRLSLADVEAVYWDMVRRSVEG from the coding sequence ATGGCACGAACCCAAGGCTCTCATTCCGATATTACAGGCCCGCGTGTGCGCGAGGCGGCGTTGCGGCTTTTTGCGCGGCATGGCTATGCGGCGGTCTCGATGCGGCAGATCGCAGCGGCGGTGGGGGTGCAGGCGGGCGCGCTCTATAATTACACGCCTGACAAGCAGACGCTGCTGTTTGATCTGATGCGCGGGCATATGGAAGAGTTGTTGGCCGCTTGGGATCGGGCGGAGCCTCAGGGCGATGCGATGGCGGCGCTGGAGGCGTTCACGCGGTTTCACATTCGTTTCAACACCAGCCGGGCGGATGCGGTCTTTGTGTCCTATATGGAATTGCGCAACCTTGAGCCTGCGAATTTTGCGGTGATCGAGGGGCTGCGGCGGGATTATGAGACGCGGCTTGAAGCGGTGTTGCGGCATGGGGCGGAGGCGGGCACGATGGTTGTTGCCGAGCCACGGATCGCCAGCATGGCGTTGATTGCGATGCTGACCGGGGTCAACACCTGGTATCGCGCGCAGGGGCGTCTGTCGCTGGCAGACGTGGAGGCGGTTTACTGGGATATGGTGCGGCGGTCGGTGGAAGGGTGA
- a CDS encoding homoserine dehydrogenase has protein sequence MNTPLRLGIAGLGTVGTGVVRIIRQKANLLAARAGRPVVITAVSARTRDKDRGVTLSDYAWEDDPVALAKRADVDVFVELMGGSDGPAKAATEAAIAAGKDIVTANKAMLALHGQALAVAAEAAGRVIRFEAAVAGGIPVIKALTEGLAGNDITRVMGVMNGTCNYILTRMQSAGLPYAQVFDEAAKLGYLEADPTLDVGGIDAGHKLALLASIAFGCQVNFDGVTLEGIEKITIEDIRHAADMGYRIKLLGVAQMTGRGLEQRMSPCLVPDTSPLGQLEGGTNMVVLEGDNVEQIVLRGPGAGMGPTASAVMGDVMDIARGARLPTFGQPAASLAQCQTATSATPAPYYMRMSLIDKPGALAKVATLLGEAGISIDRMRQYRHDATTAPVLIVTHKTTRDALDTALTGISRLDVLHGEPVALRIETV, from the coding sequence ATGAACACACCCCTGCGCCTTGGCATCGCCGGATTGGGCACGGTTGGCACGGGTGTCGTGCGGATCATCCGGCAAAAGGCCAATCTTTTGGCCGCCCGCGCAGGCCGCCCCGTGGTGATCACCGCTGTCTCAGCCCGCACAAGGGACAAGGATCGTGGCGTCACCCTTAGCGATTACGCATGGGAAGACGATCCCGTCGCTTTGGCCAAACGTGCCGATGTGGATGTGTTTGTCGAACTGATGGGCGGCTCTGACGGTCCGGCCAAGGCCGCAACCGAGGCGGCGATTGCTGCTGGCAAGGATATCGTAACCGCCAACAAGGCCATGCTCGCCCTCCACGGTCAGGCACTGGCAGTGGCCGCAGAGGCCGCAGGCCGCGTGATCCGGTTCGAGGCGGCTGTCGCCGGTGGCATCCCTGTCATCAAGGCGCTGACCGAAGGTCTGGCAGGCAATGACATCACCCGCGTCATGGGCGTGATGAACGGCACCTGCAACTATATCCTGACCCGCATGCAATCGGCAGGCCTGCCCTATGCCCAAGTCTTCGACGAGGCCGCCAAACTGGGCTATCTCGAGGCAGATCCGACACTCGACGTGGGCGGCATCGACGCCGGTCACAAGCTTGCGCTGCTCGCGTCCATCGCCTTTGGCTGTCAGGTGAATTTCGACGGTGTCACGCTGGAGGGGATCGAAAAGATCACCATCGAGGATATCCGCCACGCCGCCGATATGGGCTATCGCATCAAACTGCTGGGCGTGGCCCAGATGACAGGGCGCGGCCTTGAACAGCGCATGTCGCCCTGCCTCGTGCCCGATACCAGCCCGCTTGGACAGCTTGAAGGCGGCACCAATATGGTTGTGCTGGAAGGCGACAATGTCGAGCAGATCGTGCTGCGCGGTCCCGGTGCAGGCATGGGCCCCACGGCGAGCGCGGTGATGGGCGATGTGATGGACATCGCGCGCGGCGCCCGCCTGCCCACCTTTGGCCAACCCGCCGCCAGCCTTGCGCAGTGCCAGACCGCGACCAGCGCCACCCCCGCCCCCTATTACATGCGCATGTCGCTGATCGACAAACCGGGCGCCTTGGCGAAGGTTGCGACCCTTCTGGGCGAGGCCGGCATCTCCATCGACCGGATGCGCCAGTATCGCCACGATGCCACCACAGCGCCCGTGCTGATCGTCACCCACAAGACGACGCGCGACGCGCTCGACACGGCCCTGACCGGCATCAGCCGTCTTGATGTTCTCCACGGAGAGCCGGTCGCACTGCGCATCGAAACCGTCTGA
- the glpX gene encoding class II fructose-bisphosphatase, which yields MTSDTAFNDRMLSLGLARVAEQAALACADLIGRGDEKAADQAAVNAMREQLNILAIKGVVVIGEGERDEAPMLFIGEEVGTGDGPGVDIALDPLEGTTLTAKAMPNALTVIAMAPRGTLLHAPDTYMDKLAIGPGYPENVVSLAMSPRERVEALAAARGCRPSEITVCVLERPRHQEMIDELRSTGAAVFLIPDGDVAGVIHCAEADRTGIDMYMGTGGAPEGVLAASALKCMGGQMWGRLVFRNEDERARAAKAGITDFDRIYSRDEMVTSDVIFAATGVTDGSILSGVKRRPGYVETETLLMRSRTGSVRRMTYRSKRD from the coding sequence ATGACCTCCGATACCGCTTTCAACGATCGCATGCTTTCGCTCGGCCTCGCGCGCGTGGCCGAACAGGCCGCCCTCGCCTGCGCCGACCTGATCGGACGCGGCGATGAAAAGGCTGCCGATCAGGCCGCCGTGAACGCCATGCGCGAACAGCTCAACATCCTTGCCATCAAGGGTGTCGTGGTCATCGGCGAGGGCGAGCGCGACGAGGCCCCGATGCTTTTCATCGGCGAGGAAGTGGGCACCGGCGACGGCCCCGGCGTCGATATCGCCCTTGATCCGCTCGAAGGCACCACCCTGACCGCCAAGGCCATGCCCAATGCCCTGACCGTCATCGCCATGGCCCCGCGCGGCACGCTTCTGCATGCGCCCGACACCTATATGGACAAGCTGGCCATTGGGCCGGGATATCCTGAGAATGTCGTCTCCCTCGCCATGAGCCCACGGGAGCGCGTCGAGGCGCTGGCCGCCGCGCGTGGCTGCCGCCCCTCCGAAATCACTGTTTGCGTGCTGGAACGGCCCCGCCATCAGGAAATGATCGACGAATTGCGCAGCACCGGCGCTGCCGTGTTTCTGATCCCCGATGGCGATGTCGCAGGCGTGATCCATTGCGCCGAGGCTGACCGCACCGGCATTGATATGTATATGGGCACCGGCGGCGCACCCGAAGGCGTGCTCGCGGCCTCTGCGCTCAAATGCATGGGCGGGCAGATGTGGGGACGCCTTGTGTTCCGCAACGAAGATGAACGCGCCCGCGCCGCCAAGGCCGGGATCACCGATTTCGACCGCATCTATTCGCGCGACGAGATGGTGACATCAGACGTGATCTTTGCAGCCACCGGCGTCACCGACGGCTCGATCCTGTCGGGCGTCAAACGCCGCCCCGGCTATGTCGAAACGGAAACCCTGCTGATGCGCTCGCGCACGGGATCCGTGCGGCGCATGACCTATCGCAGCAAGCGGGACTAA
- the recJ gene encoding single-stranded-DNA-specific exonuclease RecJ codes for MQSAFLGVESSLTSRRWVGPGVEADRLAEAMAQATALPRPLCQTLARLGVPEDAAEAYLAPTLRDLLPDPHALRDMERAAARFLKALRGGERIAIFADYDVDGGTSAALLIDWLRQMRAPSPTLYIPDRIDEGYGPNVPAMSDLAARHDLIVCVDCGTLSHEAIAAATGADVVVLDHHLGGETLPPAHAVVNPNRQDESGDLAHLCAASVVFLMLVEAGRQLRDSGAQGPDLMAMLDLVALATVADVAPLIGVNRAFVRQGLRVMAARARPGLVALADVARMDTAPNAYHLGFLLGPRVNAGGRIGKADLGARLLACDNPAEARAMAERLDQLNTERREVEAQVRDAALAQAEARGLDAPLVWAAGEGWHPGVVGIVASRLKERANRPAIVIGLDGDEGKGSGRSVSGVDLGAAIQRLASEGLLIKGGGHKMAAGLTVARERLEAAMARLSELLAKQGAGVGGAADLRLDGLLMPGAATVELVEQIEAAGPFGAGAPGPRYVFPDCQITFAKALSGAHLKLRFGDGMGASLDAIAFGALDGPLGPALLNHGGARFHLAGRLDLNSWGGRQTVQLRLEDAAPA; via the coding sequence ATGCAATCGGCCTTTCTCGGAGTTGAGAGCTCGTTGACAAGTCGCCGATGGGTCGGTCCGGGCGTCGAGGCCGACCGACTGGCCGAGGCCATGGCACAGGCCACCGCCCTGCCCCGCCCCCTGTGTCAGACATTGGCGCGCCTTGGCGTGCCAGAGGACGCAGCCGAGGCCTATCTCGCCCCGACCCTGCGGGATCTTCTGCCTGACCCGCACGCGTTGCGCGACATGGAACGGGCCGCCGCGCGGTTTCTCAAGGCGCTGCGTGGCGGGGAACGCATCGCCATCTTCGCCGATTACGATGTCGATGGTGGCACCTCTGCTGCGCTGCTGATCGACTGGCTGCGCCAGATGCGCGCGCCCAGCCCCACGCTCTATATCCCCGACCGGATAGACGAGGGATATGGGCCAAACGTGCCCGCCATGTCCGATCTAGCCGCGCGCCACGATCTTATTGTCTGCGTCGATTGCGGCACCCTCAGCCATGAGGCGATTGCCGCAGCGACAGGCGCGGATGTGGTGGTGCTCGATCACCACTTGGGCGGAGAAACCCTGCCGCCCGCCCATGCCGTGGTCAATCCCAACCGTCAGGACGAGAGCGGTGATCTGGCGCATCTTTGCGCCGCCAGTGTCGTGTTCCTGATGCTGGTCGAGGCCGGGCGGCAATTGCGCGACAGCGGCGCTCAGGGGCCAGACCTGATGGCGATGCTCGATCTGGTGGCGCTGGCCACCGTGGCCGATGTAGCGCCTCTGATTGGCGTCAACCGCGCCTTTGTGCGCCAAGGGCTGCGCGTTATGGCTGCGCGCGCGCGTCCCGGTTTGGTGGCGCTGGCAGATGTGGCGCGGATGGACACCGCCCCCAACGCCTATCACCTAGGCTTTCTGCTCGGGCCGCGCGTCAACGCAGGCGGGCGGATCGGCAAGGCGGACTTGGGCGCGCGCCTTCTGGCCTGTGACAATCCCGCCGAGGCACGCGCCATGGCCGAACGTCTTGACCAGCTCAACACCGAACGCCGCGAGGTCGAGGCGCAGGTGCGCGATGCCGCCCTTGCCCAAGCCGAGGCGCGAGGCCTGGACGCGCCCCTTGTCTGGGCCGCAGGCGAGGGTTGGCATCCCGGTGTCGTGGGCATCGTCGCCAGCCGCCTCAAGGAACGCGCCAACCGCCCCGCCATCGTGATCGGGTTGGACGGCGACGAGGGCAAAGGCTCGGGTCGCTCGGTCTCGGGCGTTGATCTGGGGGCCGCCATTCAGCGGCTGGCCAGCGAGGGCCTCTTGATCAAAGGCGGCGGGCACAAGATGGCGGCGGGTCTCACCGTCGCGCGTGAGCGGCTAGAGGCCGCCATGGCGCGTCTTTCAGAGTTGCTTGCCAAACAGGGCGCAGGCGTGGGCGGTGCCGCCGATCTGCGGCTTGACGGTCTTTTGATGCCCGGTGCCGCAACGGTCGAGCTTGTCGAACAGATCGAGGCCGCAGGCCCCTTTGGCGCAGGCGCGCCCGGCCCCCGTTATGTCTTTCCCGACTGCCAGATCACCTTTGCCAAGGCGCTGAGCGGCGCACATCTCAAGTTGCGCTTCGGGGATGGCATGGGGGCAAGCCTTGACGCCATCGCATTTGGGGCGCTTGACGGCCCGTTGGGGCCTGCGCTCTTGAACCATGGCGGCGCGCGATTCCACCTCGCCGGGCGGCTTGATCTCAACAGTTGGGGCGGTCGGCAAACCGTGCAACTGCGCCTGGAGGACGCCGCCCCAGCCTGA
- a CDS encoding exodeoxyribonuclease VII large subunit, with the protein MPPSRPIPRPPSALIAAALPEVAPGRRVTVAGLVLVRQRPGTARGVVFVTLEDETGTINVVIWRKVFDRFRRAVIAGRMLRVTGRVERQSGVTHLVAEEIEDISALLDLLADPETPLSPPDQTG; encoded by the coding sequence ATGCCCCCGTCGCGCCCCATTCCCCGCCCCCCTTCTGCCCTGATCGCTGCGGCCCTCCCCGAGGTAGCACCGGGGCGGCGCGTCACGGTTGCGGGGCTGGTTCTGGTGCGTCAACGCCCCGGCACCGCGCGCGGCGTGGTCTTTGTCACGCTCGAGGATGAGACCGGCACCATCAATGTCGTGATCTGGCGCAAGGTGTTTGACCGATTTCGCCGCGCGGTGATCGCCGGGCGCATGCTGCGTGTGACCGGGCGCGTCGAGCGGCAATCCGGCGTGACCCATCTCGTCGCCGAAGAGATCGAGGATATCTCGGCGCTGCTTGACCTTCTGGCCGATCCCGAAACCCCGCTTTCCCCGCCGGATCAAACAGGCTAG
- a CDS encoding peptidoglycan-binding domain-containing protein, translating into MLLPRLFCLALALALAACQPVPSGPERSNVGAEAPPGAPPGTCWGKKDTPAVIETVTEQVQLTPAETDASGQTLRPAAYATVTRQAILRERVTTWYETPCADLLTPEFIASVQRALAARGLYTGQITARFDARTRAAIARYQAPLGLESDTLSLDSARRLGLVATPISD; encoded by the coding sequence ATGCTGCTGCCCCGCCTGTTCTGCCTTGCGCTGGCCCTCGCCCTCGCCGCGTGTCAGCCCGTGCCCTCTGGGCCAGAGCGCTCCAACGTCGGGGCCGAAGCGCCACCGGGCGCGCCCCCGGGCACCTGCTGGGGCAAAAAAGACACCCCCGCCGTGATCGAAACTGTCACCGAACAGGTGCAGCTTACCCCAGCGGAAACCGATGCATCCGGCCAGACCCTGCGCCCCGCCGCCTATGCGACCGTGACCCGTCAGGCGATTCTGCGCGAACGCGTCACCACTTGGTATGAAACCCCCTGCGCCGATCTCTTGACGCCCGAGTTCATTGCCTCGGTGCAGCGCGCCCTTGCGGCGCGCGGCCTCTACACCGGGCAGATCACCGCGCGGTTTGACGCCCGCACCCGCGCCGCCATCGCCCGCTATCAAGCGCCATTGGGCCTTGAGAGCGATACGCTCTCGCTCGACAGCGCCCGCCGCCTTGGGTTGGTGGCCACGCCAATCAGCGACTGA
- a CDS encoding Mrp/NBP35 family ATP-binding protein, with the protein MNDFRSELEARLRHLELPDGGDLISRDMVRALTEEAGEVRFVIEAPSPEMARMMEPLRAAAERAALSLPGVVRARVVLTAQAAPPVLKLGQHPKGGNASIRPEGIGALLAVASGKGGVGKSTVAANLAVALARQGRRVGLLDADIHGPSQPRMMGLSARPASPDGTRITPLEAHGVKVMSIGLMLDPAKAVIWRGPMLMGALQQMLAQVDWGDLDALIVDLPPGTGDVQLTLSQRARPDGAIIVSTPQDVALLDARKAMDMFRTLEVPILGMIENMSFFTCPDCGHEAHVFGHGGVKHEAEGLGLPLLAALPIDLETRLAGDAGCPVAAGDSPAARAYAELALRLIREGHG; encoded by the coding sequence ATGAACGATTTTCGCAGCGAACTTGAAGCGCGGTTGCGGCATTTGGAATTGCCGGATGGCGGTGATCTCATCTCCCGAGACATGGTGCGGGCGCTGACCGAAGAGGCCGGTGAGGTGCGCTTTGTCATCGAGGCCCCAAGCCCCGAGATGGCGCGGATGATGGAACCCTTGCGCGCCGCCGCCGAGCGCGCGGCCCTGAGCCTGCCGGGGGTTGTCCGCGCCCGCGTCGTGCTGACGGCACAGGCGGCCCCGCCTGTGCTCAAGCTGGGGCAGCATCCCAAGGGGGGCAATGCCTCTATCAGGCCCGAGGGCATTGGCGCGTTGCTGGCGGTGGCCAGCGGCAAGGGTGGCGTGGGCAAATCAACCGTGGCGGCCAATCTGGCGGTAGCGCTGGCGCGACAGGGGCGGCGCGTGGGCCTGCTTGATGCCGATATTCATGGGCCAAGTCAGCCCCGCATGATGGGGCTGAGCGCGCGCCCTGCAAGCCCTGATGGCACGCGGATTACGCCGCTTGAGGCGCATGGCGTCAAGGTGATGTCGATCGGGCTGATGCTCGATCCGGCCAAGGCGGTGATATGGCGGGGGCCGATGTTGATGGGGGCCTTGCAGCAGATGTTGGCGCAGGTTGATTGGGGCGATCTGGATGCGCTCATCGTCGATCTGCCGCCGGGCACGGGCGATGTGCAACTGACGCTCAGCCAACGCGCGCGGCCTGATGGGGCGATCATCGTCTCGACACCACAGGATGTGGCGCTCCTTGATGCGCGCAAGGCGATGGATATGTTCCGCACGCTCGAGGTGCCGATATTGGGCATGATCGAGAATATGTCGTTCTTTACCTGCCCCGACTGCGGGCACGAGGCGCATGTCTTTGGTCATGGCGGGGTGAAGCACGAGGCGGAGGGGCTTGGCCTGCCGCTCTTGGCGGCTTTGCCGATTGATCTTGAGACGCGGCTCGCGGGGGATGCGGGATGCCCGGTGGCTGCGGGCGACAGCCCGGCGGCGCGGGCCTATGCCGAGCTTGCGCTCCGTCTGATCCGGGAGGGGCATGGGTGA
- a CDS encoding DUF1127 domain-containing protein yields MPTTLNTSRSATAVLGEDLSAAFYAAMQRFVNYRTYRRTVNELSQLSAHDLADLGLHRSEIRRVAHETVYGHRSY; encoded by the coding sequence ATGCCGACGACGCTTAACACCAGCCGCTCCGCCACCGCCGTCCTCGGCGAAGACCTGAGCGCGGCTTTCTATGCTGCAATGCAGCGCTTTGTGAATTATCGCACCTATCGCCGCACGGTCAATGAGCTGTCGCAACTGAGCGCGCATGACCTCGCCGATCTGGGCCTGCACCGTAGCGAAATCCGCCGCGTTGCGCATGAAACAGTTTACGGCCACCGGTCGTACTAA